In the Gemmatimonadaceae bacterium genome, one interval contains:
- a CDS encoding CBS domain-containing protein, producing the protein MKAQDIMSADPVCVTPRTPMEEAARLMKDHNVGALPVVTEEGSRQLVGVITDRDIAIRHVAEGHSSPDCPVSEAMSENVMTCRSDTPVHDVMETMGREQVRRIPIVDERGALVGMVSQADVVLEAKDDRKAEEMVENISKPFGKHSQ; encoded by the coding sequence ATGAAAGCTCAGGACATAATGTCGGCGGATCCCGTGTGCGTGACGCCGCGAACGCCGATGGAGGAAGCCGCCCGGCTGATGAAGGACCACAATGTCGGCGCGCTGCCCGTGGTGACCGAGGAAGGCTCGCGGCAGCTCGTGGGCGTGATCACCGACCGTGACATCGCCATCCGGCACGTCGCCGAGGGACACTCGTCGCCCGACTGTCCGGTGAGCGAAGCGATGAGCGAGAACGTGATGACGTGCCGCTCCGATACCCCCGTCCACGACGTGATGGAGACGATGGGTCGCGAGCAGGTGCGCCGGATTCCGATCGTGGACGAGCGCGGCGCGCTGGTCGGCATGGTGTCGCAGGCGGACGTCGTGCTCGAGGCCAAGGACGACAGAAAGGCCGAGGAGATGGTCGAGAACATCTCGAAGCCGTTCGGAAAGCACTCTCAATAA
- a CDS encoding IS256 family transposase, producing MAKTRKKDLPAVPAAGFDPASLDALIGNAKTAEDVELLFRQMKKALMERILSGELTHHLGYERGAEKPEGVSNHRNGTTPKTVLTEEGAIPLEIPRDRSGTFSPQLVPKNARRLPRFDQNVLSLYARGMTVREIREHLEELYQVEVSPEFISTVTDEVLEEVTLWQQRPLESCYPVVIFDALRVKIRDEGVVRNKAVYLALGITRSGTKDVLGLWIEQTEGARFWHRVMTELKARGVEDILIALIDGLAGFPEAVNAVFPQTQIHGCVVHVVRRSLAFVSWKDRKRVAAELRSIYRAETVPAAKAALDRFRKGPLGEQYPTIAPIWDRQWEYITPAFAYPPQIRRVLTTTNAIESLHSQLRKIIKTRGHFPNDEAAAKLIYLALRNIHKRWHASKEWHAAMTHFALLFPDRFTPEPHF from the coding sequence ATGGCCAAGACACGCAAGAAGGATTTGCCCGCTGTTCCTGCTGCGGGGTTTGACCCGGCGTCGCTCGACGCCCTGATCGGGAATGCGAAGACGGCGGAGGATGTCGAACTGCTCTTCCGCCAGATGAAGAAGGCGCTGATGGAGCGGATCCTTTCCGGCGAGCTGACGCACCACTTGGGCTACGAGCGGGGTGCGGAGAAGCCCGAGGGCGTGAGCAATCACCGGAACGGGACGACGCCCAAGACGGTGCTCACCGAGGAAGGCGCGATCCCGCTGGAGATCCCTCGCGACCGATCGGGGACGTTCTCGCCGCAGCTCGTGCCGAAGAATGCGCGCCGTCTCCCGCGCTTCGACCAGAACGTGCTCTCGCTCTACGCGAGAGGGATGACGGTGCGGGAGATCAGGGAGCACCTGGAGGAGCTCTACCAGGTGGAGGTCTCGCCCGAGTTTATCAGCACGGTCACCGACGAGGTGCTGGAGGAGGTCACGCTCTGGCAGCAGCGGCCGCTCGAGAGCTGCTACCCGGTGGTGATCTTCGACGCTCTCAGGGTAAAGATCCGCGACGAGGGCGTGGTGCGGAACAAGGCCGTGTACCTGGCGCTCGGCATCACGCGCAGCGGCACGAAGGACGTCCTGGGGCTCTGGATCGAGCAGACCGAGGGCGCCCGGTTCTGGCACCGCGTGATGACCGAGCTCAAGGCGCGCGGAGTCGAGGACATCCTGATCGCGCTGATCGATGGGCTCGCTGGTTTTCCCGAAGCGGTGAACGCTGTTTTCCCCCAGACCCAGATCCATGGCTGCGTAGTGCACGTGGTCCGGCGGAGCCTGGCTTTTGTATCCTGGAAGGACAGGAAACGCGTGGCCGCAGAGCTACGGTCGATCTACCGCGCGGAAACCGTACCCGCCGCCAAGGCCGCGCTCGACCGCTTCCGGAAGGGCCCGCTCGGAGAGCAGTATCCGACGATCGCCCCGATCTGGGACCGGCAGTGGGAGTACATCACGCCGGCCTTCGCGTACCCCCCGCAGATACGCCGTGTGCTCACGACGACGAACGCGATCGAGAGCCTGCACAGCCAGCTCCGGAAGATCATCAAGACACGCGGCCACTTCCCGAACGACGAGGCCGCGGCAAAGCTTATCTATCTCGCGCTGCGCAACATCCACAAACGCTGGCATGCATCCAAGGAATGGCATGCAGCAATGACCCACTTCGCCCTGTTATTCCCAGATCGCTTTACCCCTGAACCGCACTTCTAA
- a CDS encoding MerR family transcriptional regulator encodes MTALVDAAGLRPTNASARAAPTARAVRFYVAGGLMDRPDGSGTAATYNYRHLLQLLAIKIRQREGQSLESIKQEFTGVTGDALERRIATSLAPALGAGTAEAVAHDDDPARSWRRVDVTEGVEIHVRSDVSAARENAVVAMREAVRAALGREDVRD; translated from the coding sequence GTGACCGCGCTGGTGGACGCCGCGGGATTGCGTCCAACCAATGCGTCGGCGCGCGCGGCGCCGACAGCGCGAGCGGTACGGTTTTACGTGGCCGGCGGACTGATGGATCGGCCCGACGGGTCGGGCACCGCGGCGACTTACAACTACCGGCATCTGCTGCAGCTCCTCGCGATCAAGATCCGGCAGCGCGAAGGTCAGAGTCTCGAGTCGATCAAGCAGGAGTTCACCGGCGTCACGGGCGACGCGCTCGAGCGGCGCATCGCTACGTCGCTTGCGCCCGCGCTCGGCGCCGGCACCGCCGAAGCCGTCGCGCACGACGACGATCCGGCACGGTCATGGCGCAGAGTGGATGTCACCGAAGGAGTGGAAATCCACGTCCGGTCGGACGTGTCGGCGGCGAGAGAGAATGCCGTGGTCGCGATGCGGGAAGCGGTTCGTGCCGCGCTCGGCAGAGAGGACGTGCGCGACTAA
- a CDS encoding anti-sigma factor: MTAPLTHGQAAEEIEAVALGIAPDDLSQEVVAHAAGCPECAAELGSFYRVAASLSALIPERELNRGHSAGIKSRLVARTGGKDAATPRRPVRVEPARSPEPRAPAARPSRVESEPVRERLDRSSMPIWIAVVATLIAVGSIAAMLNSRGERDSLADGGATESAVDDSRVAELEQAVAQRDTTIASVTGPGVRIISLYNREAREPLARMFWDRRSDRWTLFVYSLRQPRPGRVFQVWLGTDDGRVALGTFRPGADGTGTFSTEHRLALAALNTVSISEEEDLGGGARSPTGPVVLAGALR; the protein is encoded by the coding sequence GTGACGGCTCCGCTGACGCACGGTCAGGCGGCGGAGGAGATCGAAGCCGTCGCCCTCGGCATCGCCCCGGACGATCTGTCCCAGGAAGTGGTGGCGCACGCCGCGGGCTGCCCGGAGTGCGCCGCAGAGCTGGGCAGCTTCTATCGCGTCGCCGCCTCGCTCTCGGCTCTGATCCCCGAGCGGGAGCTGAACCGGGGGCATTCCGCGGGCATCAAGTCACGGCTGGTCGCGAGGACGGGCGGGAAGGACGCGGCCACGCCGCGCCGCCCGGTGCGGGTCGAGCCGGCGCGGTCACCCGAGCCCCGCGCTCCGGCTGCCAGACCGTCGCGGGTCGAGTCCGAGCCGGTCCGGGAGCGGCTGGACCGGAGCAGCATGCCGATCTGGATCGCGGTGGTGGCGACGCTGATCGCCGTGGGCTCGATCGCCGCGATGTTGAACTCGCGGGGCGAGCGCGACTCGCTGGCGGACGGTGGAGCGACGGAGTCCGCGGTCGACGACTCGCGCGTGGCGGAGCTGGAGCAGGCCGTCGCCCAGCGCGACACGACGATCGCGTCGGTGACCGGGCCGGGCGTGCGGATCATCAGCCTGTACAACCGTGAGGCGCGCGAGCCGCTGGCGCGCATGTTCTGGGACAGGCGGAGCGACCGGTGGACGCTGTTCGTCTACAGCCTGCGGCAGCCGCGTCCGGGGAGGGTCTTCCAGGTCTGGCTGGGCACCGACGACGGCCGTGTCGCGCTCGGCACCTTCCGGCCGGGCGCCGATGGGACCGGGACGTTCAGCACGGAGCATCGGCTCGCGCTCGCCGCGCTGAACACGGTGTCGATCAGTGAGGAGGAGGACCTGGGCGGCGGCGCCCGGTCGCCGACGGGTCCGGTGGTCCTGGCCGGGGCGCTCCGCTGA
- a CDS encoding phospholipase D-like domain-containing protein, with amino-acid sequence MTFIKYAGSILLVLLVLTLTLIGILSVTRSHTVKHVIAEGDDEGPPHVRDSLFAKSIELYTGTHIDEGNWVDILLDGEGTYPVLWNDLAAAKRTITVQMYYSQPGAVADTLAHYLSERARAGVRVLLLLDAFGSGQLKEEWIEGLRQAGVEVAWLRPLKWYTLHQATQRSHARVVVVDGEIGYTGGFGLADYWLGDGHSEGQWRETNVRFGGPTVASLQAAFAAGWVEATGELITGDMFFPWPALSKRGEINAGLMHTIPSVGSTPAERFLSVSLAGARKTLYIANSYFVPDGNLKALLIAAVKRGVDVRVLTAGPPIDVKTTWYAGRAMYDELLEGGVRIYEYQPSMMHAKTMVVDSYWSTIGSMNFDNRSISFNNETNIVVLDEGFGQRMEGIFFEDLNYSKEMTLEEVRGWPLKDKLLSWGAEKLWRVL; translated from the coding sequence ATGACGTTCATCAAATACGCCGGGTCGATTCTCCTGGTCCTGCTGGTGCTGACGCTGACGCTGATAGGAATTCTATCGGTCACGCGCAGCCATACCGTCAAGCATGTCATCGCCGAAGGGGACGACGAGGGGCCGCCGCACGTGCGCGACTCTCTCTTCGCCAAGTCGATCGAGCTGTACACCGGGACGCACATCGACGAGGGCAACTGGGTCGACATCCTGCTCGACGGCGAAGGGACGTATCCGGTTCTCTGGAATGATCTGGCGGCGGCGAAGCGGACGATCACGGTGCAGATGTACTACTCGCAGCCGGGCGCCGTCGCGGACACGCTGGCGCACTACCTCTCCGAGCGGGCGCGGGCCGGCGTGCGGGTGCTGCTGCTGCTCGACGCGTTCGGGTCGGGGCAGTTGAAGGAAGAGTGGATCGAGGGGCTCCGGCAGGCAGGGGTCGAGGTCGCGTGGCTGCGTCCACTCAAGTGGTATACGCTGCATCAGGCGACGCAGCGGTCGCACGCGCGGGTCGTCGTCGTGGATGGCGAGATCGGCTACACCGGCGGCTTCGGGCTGGCCGATTACTGGCTGGGCGACGGACACAGCGAAGGGCAGTGGCGCGAGACCAACGTGCGCTTCGGCGGCCCGACCGTCGCGTCGCTGCAGGCGGCGTTCGCCGCCGGCTGGGTGGAAGCCACGGGCGAGCTGATCACCGGCGACATGTTCTTTCCGTGGCCCGCGCTGTCGAAGCGCGGGGAGATCAACGCCGGGCTGATGCACACGATTCCCAGCGTGGGGAGCACCCCGGCCGAGCGGTTCCTCTCCGTTTCGCTGGCCGGTGCGCGCAAAACGCTGTACATCGCCAACTCGTACTTCGTCCCCGACGGCAACCTGAAGGCGCTGCTCATCGCGGCGGTGAAGCGCGGCGTGGACGTGCGCGTGCTCACGGCTGGCCCGCCGATCGATGTCAAGACCACGTGGTACGCCGGCCGCGCGATGTACGACGAGCTGCTGGAAGGCGGAGTGCGCATCTACGAGTACCAGCCGTCGATGATGCACGCCAAGACCATGGTGGTAGACAGCTACTGGTCCACCATCGGGTCGATGAATTTCGACAACCGCTCCATCTCGTTCAACAACGAGACGAACATCGTCGTGCTCGACGAAGGCTTCGGCCAGCGCATGGAGGGCATCTTCTTCGAGGATCTCAACTACTCGAAGGAGATGACGCTGGAGGAAGTCCGCGGCTGGCCGCTCAAGGACAAGCTGTTGAGCTGGGGCGCGGAGAAGCTGTGGCGCGTGCTGTAA
- a CDS encoding glutamine synthetase III, translating to MPTPRLAAIQDLATRSVLLNDRGDSHRISDYFGVNTFGARQMRDKLPQEVYQKLHESIRWGKKLDAEVAPVLAQVVKDWAISRGATHFTHWFQPQTGLTAEKHDAFLSFDADHNPLEAFSAEQLIQSEPDASSFPSGGLRATWEARGYTAWNPASPVFIAEWAGVRTLCVPSVFIGYNGEALDEMTPLLRSSDALSQKAVELLEILGDDVHRVYTTLGPEQEYFLIDRTQFALRPDLVMAGRTLVGAPPARGQQLEDHYFGGIPERVQACIAEVEYELYKLGVPIKTRHNEVAPCQFEMAPVFEETDVACDHNMLVMSTLRRVALRHGLQALLHEKPFAWINGSGKHCNWSMQVRSDDPRLDGANLLKPGETPHQNVRFLIFLAAALQGLHKHAGLLRAGIASSGNEHRLGANEAPPAIISAFMGEMLTRVIDEISTGKTSPNAEQAMIKLGVAKLPEIQRDNTDRNRTSPFAFTGQKFEFRAVGSSASIAFPVMILNAAVAEAIAELTGKLRAELKKTQSRDDAVLAVVRESFKWSTPVRFEGNNYSEEWVKEAERRGLPNFRRSPDALDQLVTDSSRKLFTGLGVLTNEELDSRYHVRLERYSKDILIELAALREVVDTMILPAAFAYSGSLARSAAEARTGGVEVIPQLEAANAIGRMIERLVASRNALSDAIDDANELHDDPRKQAGFLTSEGARSMAAVREVCDELELTVGDEYWPLPKYREMLFPV from the coding sequence ATGCCCACTCCACGACTCGCCGCTATCCAGGATCTCGCGACGCGCTCGGTGCTGCTCAACGACCGCGGTGACTCACACCGAATCTCCGACTACTTCGGCGTAAATACGTTCGGCGCGCGCCAGATGCGCGACAAGCTGCCGCAGGAAGTCTACCAGAAGCTGCACGAGTCGATTCGCTGGGGGAAAAAGCTCGACGCTGAAGTGGCGCCGGTGCTCGCGCAGGTGGTGAAGGACTGGGCTATCTCCCGCGGAGCGACGCACTTCACGCACTGGTTCCAGCCGCAGACGGGACTGACCGCGGAGAAGCACGACGCGTTTCTCTCGTTCGATGCCGATCACAATCCGCTCGAGGCATTCTCCGCCGAGCAGCTGATCCAGAGCGAGCCCGACGCGTCGAGCTTTCCCTCCGGCGGCTTGCGCGCGACGTGGGAAGCGCGCGGGTACACGGCGTGGAACCCGGCGTCGCCGGTATTCATCGCGGAGTGGGCCGGCGTGCGCACGCTGTGCGTGCCGTCGGTGTTCATCGGCTACAACGGCGAAGCGCTCGACGAGATGACGCCGCTCCTGCGCAGCTCGGACGCGCTGTCGCAAAAGGCGGTCGAGCTGCTCGAGATACTCGGCGACGACGTGCACCGCGTGTACACCACGCTCGGGCCGGAGCAGGAGTACTTCCTGATCGACCGCACGCAGTTCGCGCTGCGTCCCGACCTGGTGATGGCCGGCCGCACGCTGGTGGGCGCGCCGCCCGCGCGGGGACAGCAGCTCGAGGACCACTACTTCGGCGGCATTCCGGAGCGCGTACAGGCGTGCATCGCCGAGGTCGAGTACGAGCTGTACAAGCTCGGCGTGCCGATCAAGACGCGGCACAACGAGGTCGCGCCCTGCCAGTTCGAGATGGCGCCGGTGTTCGAGGAGACCGACGTCGCGTGCGATCACAACATGCTGGTGATGTCCACGCTGCGCCGCGTCGCGCTGCGGCACGGCCTGCAGGCACTGCTGCACGAGAAGCCGTTCGCCTGGATCAACGGCAGCGGCAAGCACTGCAACTGGTCGATGCAGGTGCGGTCGGACGATCCGCGGCTCGACGGCGCCAACCTGCTGAAGCCGGGCGAGACGCCGCACCAGAACGTGCGCTTCCTCATCTTCCTCGCCGCCGCGCTCCAGGGATTGCACAAGCACGCTGGGCTGCTGCGCGCGGGGATCGCGTCGTCGGGCAACGAGCACCGGCTGGGCGCCAACGAGGCGCCGCCGGCGATCATCTCCGCCTTCATGGGCGAGATGCTCACGCGCGTCATCGACGAGATCAGCACCGGCAAGACCAGCCCGAACGCCGAGCAGGCGATGATCAAGCTCGGGGTCGCGAAGCTGCCCGAGATCCAGCGCGACAACACCGATCGCAACCGCACGTCGCCGTTCGCGTTCACGGGGCAGAAGTTCGAGTTCCGCGCCGTCGGCTCGAGCGCGTCGATCGCGTTCCCGGTGATGATCCTGAACGCCGCGGTCGCGGAGGCGATCGCCGAGTTGACCGGGAAGCTCCGCGCCGAGCTGAAGAAGACCCAGTCGCGGGACGACGCCGTGCTCGCGGTGGTGCGCGAGTCGTTCAAGTGGAGCACGCCGGTGCGGTTCGAGGGAAACAACTACTCCGAGGAGTGGGTAAAGGAGGCGGAGCGGCGCGGATTGCCGAACTTCCGGCGCAGTCCCGACGCGCTCGACCAGCTCGTGACGGACAGCTCGCGCAAGCTGTTCACCGGCCTCGGCGTGCTGACGAACGAGGAGCTGGATTCGCGCTACCACGTCCGGCTCGAGCGGTACTCCAAGGACATCCTCATCGAGCTGGCGGCGCTGCGCGAGGTCGTGGACACGATGATCCTTCCGGCGGCGTTCGCGTACTCGGGCTCGCTGGCGCGCTCGGCCGCGGAGGCCAGGACGGGCGGCGTGGAGGTGATCCCCCAGCTCGAGGCGGCGAACGCGATCGGGCGGATGATCGAGCGCCTGGTGGCGAGCCGGAACGCGCTGTCCGACGCGATCGACGACGCGAACGAGCTGCACGACGACCCGCGGAAGCAGGCCGGCTTCCTCACCTCCGAGGGCGCGCGCTCCATGGCAGCGGTGCGGGAGGTTTGTGACGAGCTCGAGTTAACAGTTGGAGATGAGTACTGGCCGCTGCCTAAATACCGGGAGATGCTGTTCCCGGTGTAA
- a CDS encoding alpha/beta fold hydrolase, translating into MEEDGNAKLKKLLLSGGAIVGAAALFNAFARQGVDRLTNLIGGEEGGFSWRGRRIAFTKRGSGPPLLLVHGIYPAAWSYEWRNNVDYLARTNTVYTIDLLGFGRSDRPAIRYSARLYISLLSDFAAQVIGTPCVLIASSLSAAYAFVLGARDPQRFPGLVIIAPSGLVRLTETGSIALDAGRLALDSPVLGTAAFNAMVSSRALRAHLRKKYSDNTIVTPELVGVAHTTTHQRGARHALAAEFAGQLNIDVSRAVRRLMQPTLLVWGSDSTEAPLDEATRYRSIQPAIELTVLSPAGDLPHDERAEDFNVIVSAWLSRQSLSSAPTPATLPGTPEASQRM; encoded by the coding sequence ATGGAAGAAGACGGCAACGCCAAACTCAAAAAGCTGCTGCTCTCCGGCGGCGCGATCGTCGGGGCCGCGGCGTTGTTCAACGCGTTCGCGCGGCAGGGCGTAGACCGTCTCACGAACCTGATCGGCGGCGAAGAGGGGGGGTTCAGCTGGCGCGGCCGGCGGATCGCGTTCACCAAGCGCGGCAGCGGGCCCCCGCTGCTGCTGGTGCACGGCATCTACCCGGCCGCGTGGTCGTACGAGTGGCGGAACAACGTCGACTATCTCGCTCGCACCAACACCGTCTACACCATCGACCTGCTCGGCTTCGGCCGCTCCGACCGGCCCGCGATCCGCTATTCGGCGCGGCTGTACATCTCGCTCCTGTCCGATTTCGCCGCGCAGGTGATCGGCACACCGTGCGTGCTGATCGCGTCGTCCCTGTCGGCGGCGTACGCGTTCGTGCTCGGCGCGCGCGATCCGCAGCGGTTCCCCGGCCTCGTGATAATCGCACCGTCAGGCCTGGTGCGGCTGACCGAGACCGGCAGCATCGCGCTCGACGCCGGGCGGCTCGCGCTCGACTCGCCGGTGCTCGGCACCGCGGCGTTCAACGCCATGGTCTCGTCGCGCGCGCTGCGCGCGCATCTCCGCAAGAAGTACTCGGACAACACCATCGTGACGCCGGAGCTCGTTGGGGTCGCGCACACGACAACGCACCAGCGCGGGGCGCGGCACGCGCTCGCCGCCGAATTCGCGGGACAGCTCAACATCGACGTCTCGCGCGCGGTGCGCCGGCTCATGCAGCCGACCCTGCTCGTGTGGGGGAGCGACAGCACCGAGGCGCCTCTGGACGAAGCGACGCGCTATCGCTCAATTCAGCCCGCTATCGAGCTGACCGTTTTGTCACCCGCGGGAGACCTGCCGCACGATGAGCGTGCCGAGGACTTTAATGTTATCGTTTCCGCATGGCTGAGTCGCCAGTCGCTCTCCTCCGCGCCCACTCCCGCCACGCTCCCTGGAACGCCCGAGGCCTCGCAGCGCATGTGA
- a CDS encoding DUF4235 domain-containing protein, translating to MKKKRQKPESMLWAIVAAGSAMLAGAIVQKALNRGWRAVTHEDPPNVKQLPIEPWRKALSFTLASAITAGLATLLSQRGAAAGWEKVTGDPPIRRLKR from the coding sequence ATGAAGAAAAAGAGACAGAAGCCTGAGAGCATGCTGTGGGCGATCGTCGCCGCGGGATCGGCGATGCTGGCGGGCGCGATCGTGCAGAAGGCGCTCAACCGCGGCTGGCGCGCGGTGACGCACGAGGATCCGCCGAACGTAAAGCAGCTGCCGATCGAACCGTGGAGGAAAGCGCTCAGCTTCACGCTGGCGTCGGCGATCACCGCGGGACTGGCGACGCTGCTGTCGCAGCGCGGCGCGGCGGCGGGGTGGGAGAAGGTGACCGGCGATCCGCCGATCAGACGGCTCAAGAGATAG
- a CDS encoding MqnA/MqnD/SBP family protein has protein sequence MPPATFSRTIRVAHSPDSDDAFMFYALAEGLIDTGGIEYVHELQDIETLNQRAMRGELEVTAVSIHAYAHIADRYALLPHGCSMGDQYGPRLVGKRVFTAEELRGKRVATPGPLTTATLALRLYQPEVETVHMPFDRVEDAVLAGEVDAGMIIHEGQLTYATRGLKLSADMGEWWFRETGLPLPLGGNVVRKDLGEELIRTVSRHLRESIAYALDHRSGALDHAMQYARGLDRGTADEFVRMYVNRWTLDYGATGREAVQVLLDRGHDAGIIGRRVAAEFAD, from the coding sequence ATGCCCCCCGCAACTTTCTCGCGCACGATCCGCGTGGCGCACAGCCCGGACTCGGACGACGCGTTCATGTTCTACGCGCTCGCCGAAGGGTTGATAGACACCGGCGGGATCGAGTACGTGCACGAGCTGCAGGACATCGAGACGCTCAACCAGCGCGCGATGCGCGGCGAGCTCGAGGTCACCGCGGTGTCCATCCATGCGTACGCTCATATCGCGGACCGATACGCTCTCCTGCCGCACGGCTGCTCGATGGGCGACCAGTATGGGCCGCGGCTGGTGGGCAAGCGCGTCTTCACCGCGGAGGAGCTGCGCGGGAAGCGCGTCGCCACGCCGGGGCCGCTGACCACCGCGACGCTGGCGCTGCGGTTGTACCAACCGGAGGTAGAAACCGTACACATGCCCTTCGACCGGGTCGAGGACGCGGTGCTGGCCGGCGAAGTGGACGCCGGAATGATCATTCACGAAGGGCAGCTGACGTACGCCACGCGCGGGCTCAAGCTGAGCGCCGACATGGGTGAATGGTGGTTCCGGGAGACCGGCTTGCCGCTGCCGCTGGGCGGAAACGTCGTGCGCAAGGATCTGGGCGAGGAGCTGATCCGGACCGTCTCGCGCCACCTGCGGGAGAGCATTGCGTACGCGCTGGACCACCGGAGCGGCGCGCTGGACCACGCGATGCAGTACGCGCGCGGTCTGGACCGGGGCACGGCCGACGAGTTCGTCCGGATGTATGTGAACCGGTGGACACTCGATTATGGTGCGACCGGCAGGGAAGCGGTTCAGGTTCTGCTGGATCGCGGGCACGACGCCGGAATCATCGGCCGGCGCGTGGCCGCGGAGTTCGCGGACTAG
- a CDS encoding sigma-70 family RNA polymerase sigma factor, which yields MIPADIASDQPRATDDLALVRRIAHGDPVALSALYDRHAQALHSHAFHLLGGVAEAEDAVEETFWRVWQRAGNYDPTLADVATWLLLICRQRVAERLRGRKRPLDGVLEDTTGLPAAAAAHSGGIPGAAQQRIAAALASVPADQRTVLELAFFRGMSSADVATLTKQSPETARTRLRVAMRKLRDALAEPAAPDASATEGTP from the coding sequence GTGATTCCAGCCGACATCGCTTCCGACCAACCGCGCGCGACGGACGACCTTGCCCTGGTGCGGCGCATAGCGCACGGCGACCCCGTCGCTCTGTCCGCGCTGTACGATCGGCACGCGCAAGCGCTCCACTCTCACGCGTTCCATCTACTGGGGGGCGTCGCCGAGGCCGAGGACGCGGTGGAGGAGACGTTCTGGCGGGTGTGGCAGCGGGCTGGAAATTACGATCCGACCCTGGCCGACGTCGCCACCTGGCTACTGCTGATCTGCCGCCAGCGCGTCGCCGAGCGGCTCAGGGGCAGGAAGCGTCCGCTCGACGGCGTGCTGGAAGACACCACGGGGCTTCCAGCCGCGGCCGCCGCGCACTCCGGCGGGATTCCCGGTGCCGCGCAGCAGCGGATCGCGGCGGCGCTCGCCTCGGTTCCGGCCGACCAGCGCACGGTCCTGGAGCTGGCGTTCTTCCGCGGGATGAGTTCGGCGGACGTCGCCACCTTGACGAAACAGTCGCCCGAGACCGCCCGCACCCGCCTGCGCGTGGCGATGCGGAAGCTGCGCGACGCGCTGGCCGAGCCCGCGGCGCCGGACGCGAGCGCGACGGAGGGGACGCCGTGA